Proteins encoded within one genomic window of Rhododendron vialii isolate Sample 1 chromosome 1a, ASM3025357v1:
- the LOC131307284 gene encoding uncharacterized protein LOC131307284: protein MVTREWPNGMLFEHHRGMLCNQCLAGSGMGGSPNFAPKQLQYLLDLLTWGMAFRRKRETRNRDSKRSECRGILKDMEEFRH from the exons ATGGTTACACGAG AATGGCCCAATGGAATGCTTTTTGAACACCATAGAGGCATGTTGTGCAATCAGTGTCTAGCTGGATCTG GTATGGGTGGTTCTCCGAACTTTGCCCCAAAACAGTTGCAGTACCTTCTAGATCTACTCACTTGGGGAATGGCTTTCAGGCGAAAGAGAGAG ACACGTAATAGGGATAGCAAGAGAAGTGAATGCAGAGGGATTTTAAAGGACATGGAAGAATTCCGCCATTAG
- the LOC131307335 gene encoding serine/threonine-protein kinase WNK8-like, which produces MPIPTAPAIGIGSILHRLRNPRSPSFPRSFRCSLIRIWKKRLFFLLRSLFLVLVAVWLLAGMNSGSGFGSCSGSPHSGSRLDIANALFGAAAAAESPNSDAEYVEKDPKGRYVRYNEILGRGAFKTVYKAFDEIDGIEVAWNRVRIDDVLRSPEDLEKLYSEVHLLKSLKHENIIKFYYSWIDDKKKTVNMITELFTSGSLRLYRQKHKSVDMKAIKNWSRQILRGLHYLHSQNPPIIHRDLKCDNIFVNGNHGEIKIGDLGLATVMQQPTAKSVIGTPEFMAPELYEEEYNELVDIYSFGMCMLEMVTFEYPYNECKNPAQIYKKVTSGIKPASLGKVNDPEVKIFIDKCLAPASHRLSAKELLEDPFLQSEALKGPSRDPLQLPTQLSRSLSLLNSGPLSMDIDPDYYHSVCTDSNSLSPHPPVMEFQRMHQNNEFRLKGTKNDDNSVSLTLRIADSGGRVRNIHFLFYLDVDTALSVTSEMVEQLELTDHDVAFIAEFIDYLIMRIVPGWKPSLDYNYSETRSTRAVSPVPANDLTSMINPWDAILFELNTSPGEKGQCNKDSSHNNSICANTHVELNSSPSLAYLEDNESQASVGSEVMAEYSSPVNDKIEQSVNCGVVESVKDFSGYFADIGELYDEFKLKGNVSAEEFMAGNDFEKNSNLSFVTCNDTSFSNSCSSSTCCGSSLSLPEKDQDVELKLELDAIEAQYQQWFQELSKMREEALETTKKRWMTKKKLTVH; this is translated from the exons ATGCCGATCCCGACTGCGCCAGCGATCGGCATTGGATCCATACTCCATCGCCTCAGAAACCCTAGATCACCTTCTTTTCCGCGTTCGTTTCGATGCTCTCTGATTAGGATTTGGAAAAAAcggttgttttttcttttacgCTCGCTATTCCTCGTCCTGGTAGCTGTTTGGTTGTTGGCCGGGATGAATTCCGGATCTGGGTTCGGTTCATGTTCGGGTTCGCCTCATTCCGGAAGTAGGTTGGACATagccaatgcgttgtttggtgcggcagcagcagcagagaGTCCTAATTCTGATGCTGAGTATGTAGAGAAAGACCCCAAGGGTCGATACGTTCGG TACAATGAGATATTGGGCAGGGGCGCATTCAAGACCGT CTATAAAGCTTTTGACGAAATTGATGGCATAGAAGTTGCTTGGAACCGTGTGAGGATTGATGACGTGTTGCGGTCACCGGAAGATTTGGAGAAATTGTATTCCGAAGTCCATCTTCTTAAATCGCTGAAACATGAAAATATCATCAAGTTTTATTATTCATGGATTGATGATAAGAAGAAGACTGTCAACATGATCACTGAGCTCTTCACATCCGGTAGTCTAAGGCT ATACCGTCAGAAGCACAAAAGCGTAGATATGAAGGCCATAAAGAATTGGTCAAGGCAAATTCTTCGAGGCTTGCACTATCTTCATAGTCAGAACCCGCCAATTATTCATAGGGACTTGAAATGTGACAATATTTTTGTAAATGGAAACCATGGAGAAATTAAAATTGGAGACCTTGGATTGGCAACTGTTATGCAGCAGCCTACTGCCAAGAGTGTAATTG GAACACCCGAATTCATGGCTCCAGAGCTATATGAGGAGGAATATAATGAACTGGTGGACATATATTCTTTTGGGATGTGTATGTTGGAAATGGTTACTTTTGAGTACCCTTATAATGAGTGCAAGAATCCAGCTCAAATCTATAAGAAGGTTACTTCT GGCATAAAACCTGCTTCCCTTGGCAAGGTGAATGATCCAGAAGTTAAGATTTTCATTGACAAATGTCTGGCTCCAGCATCTCATAGATTATCTGCCAAGGAACTTCTTGAAGATCCATTTCTTCAATCTGAGGCTCTAAAGGGGCCCAGTCGTGATCCACTGCAGTTGCCCACCCAACTCTCCCGATCTTTAAGTTTATTGAACTCCGGACCTCTCTCCATGGATATTGACCCTGATTATTATCATTCTGTATGTACGGACTCCAACAGTTTGAGTCCACATCCTCCAGTCATGGAATTCCAAAGAATGCACCAGAATAATGAATTTCGATTGAAGGGGACAAAAAATGATGACAACTCAGTGTCATTGACCTTGCGAATTGCTGACTCGGGTG GCCGAGTAAGGAATATACACTTCCTATTCTACCTTGACGTTGACACTGCACTCTCAGTCACTAGTGAGATGGTTGAACAATTAGAATTAACTGATCATGATGTGGCATTCATTGCGGAGTTCATTGATTATCTGATAATGAGAATCGTACCCGGTTGGAAACCGTCATTGGATTACAACTATAGTGAAACGAGAAGTACACGTGCAGTATCTCCAGTACCTGCCAATGACCTGACCTCAATGATAAATCCATGGGATGCAATACTATTCGAGTTGAATACGAGTCCTGGAGAAAAGGGTCAATGCAATAAAGATAGCTCGCATAACAACTCAATTTGTGCTAATACTCATGTCGAACTTAATAGTTCTCCAAGTTTGGCTTATTTGGAAGACAATGAGTCACAAGCATCCGTTGGTTCAGAGGTAATGGCTGAGTATTCTTCTCCAGTAAACGATAAAATCGAACAATCTGTTAATTGTGGAGTTGTTGAAAGCGTGAAAGACTTCAGTGGGTATTTCGCTGACATAGGAGAATTGTATGACGAATTTAAATTGAAGGGAAATGTTAGTGCTGAAGAATTTATGGCAgggaatgattttgaaaagaacTCAAATTTGTCGTTCGTTACATGCAATGATACGAGCTTTTCGAATAGCTGCAGTTCATCGACGTGCTGTGGTTCATCTTTGTCGTTACCAGAGAAAGATCAAGATGTTGAGCTGAAATTGGAACTTGATGCAATAGAGGCACAATATCAACAATGGTTTCAGGAACTCTCAAAGATGAGGGAGGAAGCACTCGAGACCACCAAAAAGAGATGGATGACGAAAAAGAAACTGACTGTTCATTGA
- the LOC131307343 gene encoding uncharacterized protein LOC131307343 — translation MEFCPICGILLQYELPNLSNPARFFCPTCPYVCHIERKVKIKRRQHLVKKEIEPIFSKDDLKNGPTTEANCPNCGHGKAVFQQLQIRSADEPMSTFYLCLNEKCGHQWRED, via the exons ATGGAATTTTGCCCAATTTGTGGGATCCTGTTGCAATATGAGTTACCTAATTTGAGCAACCCTGCCAGATTTTTCTGCCCCACTTGTCCATATGTATGTCATATAGAGAGAAAG GTAAAGATAAAGAGAAGGCAACACTTAGTAAAGAAAGAGATAGAACCCATCTTCTCCAAAGATGACCTGAAGAATGGGCCCACAACTGAAG CAAACTGCCCAAATTGTGGTCATGGGAAGGCTGTTTTCCAGCAACTTCAGATCAGGTCTGCTGATGAGCCGATGTCAACATTTTACTTGTGCCTGAACGAGAAATGTGGGCACCAGTGGCGTGAAGACTAA